The Belonocnema kinseyi isolate 2016_QV_RU_SX_M_011 chromosome 10, B_treatae_v1, whole genome shotgun sequence genome has a window encoding:
- the LOC117181441 gene encoding muscle M-line assembly protein unc-89-like, with translation MDFNDFPATQVCEKNDDFEPTQNTQSTGNGDNEDRKQVGVLIVGDTEYPIFTGTNTIGRHASNNIVLKDSTISKHHAEIEGRRKNSFICDLKSCNTTVLNKEKLLPNRLFELSDGASLRIGSISAIYRKLSCLNESVLKTPAAARCNEIIANTPDSVLNTTDDDSSVVYGTQKNSAGPSDFLRPSLPSQRVEFNRRNLSLEFLSDDSLLNSETGSTSIYEQETQAFPQPKKINASGVHGLDSKEYPVNKPSFSNQTSLENSQKILEADTQAVPLISKSINADAENLFTDDDIILEANTQAVSVNLKAQNENLSQGCEIEDEGIFSSSTQKVSSNSDKIHQEATQAFAFKSPVSHSKKLNKYSESSEEISEDASVSTKSANIHEEATQACPLESPKSSKSDKFEDKMIIEDSDTDEEGIFEEATQKVPASRKIYEEPTQLVAVENPIKTRILRRASRTEDSDTDEEGIFENSTHKYTASSPKKIHEEATQAMIVNVKSPILNFKVAKTDSNLNDSDTDEEGIFEKSTQAVSPDKSDFKSDLSVMSFSKSNRISAEPESNIPIDSKTDEENVSKPEQKYSPNKEIENLNISGSKIATYLKVNLSLNEFGTDDERSFRGFLGHKENSESKEIEEKIVTDKKLSSPVVEISQTADAKPEDSDTDDEGIHKKKLEDQNQSNTSIQKENIVESDNCELESKDPKSASKNSAEDSETDDEGIFQEKEASTKDFQENNSRTSVPENVSVSENSKSVAENSGKVDSKIFEDSETDDEGIFQKEEYSTKQFTEKKSETIQREECQESKHFNSESKDSSASKHSKSESEISAEANSKNTDDSETEFIFQKRVSIVKKYKRKKQLKPPTQKEKLNESDSQSELKISMFDLEMSGKDSLEISKLELKISGKDSKTDEDSETDDEGIFENESTNVVHEKKSTTLQEEEMPKSENAKTEIKIPSKHSETVDDSETDDEGIFQKKEAKVNKYEKNNELKTPAQKESKLNISENYLKTAEHSEPENEVIFRKKESNINELKEKKATPIQKEKAPSKPSTSKEANQKVNPPHSEIDDDGPTQIISFHLSESECFSLRNRNIAEVDEMAPTQLLEDFEASKMKTPENKTSSGSKTFGNVSNSEREIVALRNDIDEMAPTQLLQDFEASKMNISKKKTNSSSKTLGNDSNSDRENFGSRNASIEDIDEMAPTQLLPDFESPMMKTPDNKTSIGSKTCGNDSNSERENVGSRNASIEDIDEMAPTQLLPDFESPMMKTPDNKTSFGSKTSGNDSNSEKENFGSRNASIEDLDYEMAPTQLLEDFETSKMKTPENKTSSGSKSNSKSQPNSGRRISRRSNPKMHDTIEQNLNEMFEGEVEEIDEPSQMLTQQLENILEESQVNEELLQTPSTSKRRSTRRIETSPVKASNSLSERSSRSKNSPQVDADNCSPRMSKLNIIRSKKELKVTSPSQKKSQNEKVLKDKTKDTHPLKKRPLKMSEEESDTSTGGRGKRLKVGETEELEITTLFARRSLPFDGSLKNNKKAVVEEKEEVKEPKKNLKGKAKVKAKNVNSFASSTPTLNDSAEEPKRRGRSKIQKVNDEAKVDSTINGRASKRLASSSSKSFADDSGNVSTSARENLKVPSKPKKTKQANLVANEAENEENEVKTLKTRRASKRQVIQSKEIIRNSSSSSSLVESSFNGTTDSKKEKLKKTEPKKTATRGRKKKETTDMEGMPADKSSASSSMISLTSGDGNSSALSTPTRAKRSKVASPLKHKVLFTGVSADNYRNCLKTLGLSETEDVNKFTVLVTDKVRRTLKFLRAASQGIPIVSVKWLVDSTKKNEVQELENYIVKDPAAEAKFGFNLSESLKKARENKMLERFTVVLTPNISAPPPSELKEMVLASGGKAVMRPPTKWSENTVVISDEKDLQNAKKFMAKAPKTVTLHSTEFLLTGILKQEVDLQSYVLKIK, from the exons GTTCAATCGGAGAAACTTGAGTCTTGAGTTCCTCAGCGACGATAGTTTGCTTAATTCCGAAACTGGATCTACCAGTATTTACGAACAGGAAACTCAGGCATTTCCGCAACCGAAGAAGATCAACGCTTCCGGAGTTCATGGTCTGGATAGCAAAGAATATCCAGTCAACAAACCGAGCTTTTCAAATCAAACATctttagaaaattctcaaaaaattcttGAAGCCGATACACAAGCTGTTCCATTAATTTCTAAATCTATAAATGCTGATGCCGAAAATTTATTTACCGATGATGATATCATTCTTGAAGCTAACACACAGGCGGTCTCAGTAAACTTGAAAgcgcaaaatgaaaatttaagtcaaGGTTGCGAAATTGAGGACGAAGGTATTTTCAGTTCCTCGACCCAGAAAGTTTCTTCAAATTCTGATAAGATTCACCAAGAAGCAACTCAGGCTTTTGCTTTTAAAAGTCCCGTTTCTCACtcgaagaaattaaataaatattcagaatCATCGGAAGAAATTTCAGAGGATGCGTCAGTATCTACAAAGTCTGCCAATATCCATGAAGAAGCGACACAGGCTTGTCCACTCGAAAGTCCTAAAAGTAGTAAATCGGACAAGTTTGAAGATAAGATGATTATTGAAGATTCCGATACTGACGAAGAGGGAATTTTCGAAGAAGCGACTCAGAAAGTTCCTGCAAGTCGCAAAATCTACGAAGAACCGACGCAACTTGTTGCAGTTGAGAATCCGATTAAGACCAGAATTTTGAGAAGAGCTTCGAGAACTGAAGATTCGGATACAGACGAGGagggcatttttgaaaattctactcataAATACACTGCGTCCTCTCCGAAAAAAATTCACGAAGAAGCTACACAGGCTATGATTGTCAATGTGAAaagtccgattttgaattttaaagttgcgaaaacagattcaaatttaaatgattcggaTACAGATGAAGAAGGAATTTTTGAGAAGTCAACACAGGCAGTGAGTCCGGACAAGTCAGATTTTAAATCTGATTTGAGTGTAATGTCTTTTTCGAAATCGAACAGAATTTCGGCCGAGCCTGAATCCAATATCCCAATTGATTCCAAAACTGATGAGGAAAATGTCAGCAAACCCGAGCAAAAATATTCGCCAAAtaaagagattgaaaatttaaatatttctggatCTAAAATTGCAACGTATTTAAAGGTTAATTTAAGTTTGAATGAATTCGGTACTGATGATGAAAGGAGTTTCAGGGGATTTCTGGGTCACAAAGAAAATTCCGAGTCTAAAGAAATCGAGGAAAAGATAGTGACAGACAAAAAATTAAGTAGTCCAGTAGTTGAAATTTCCCAAACGGCCGATGCGAAACCAGAAGATTCTGATACTGACGACGAGggtattcataaaaaaaagctTGAGGACCAGAATCAATCAAACACTTCAATTCAGAAAGAAAATATAGTGGAATCTGATAATTGTGAGCTTGAGAGTAAAGATCCGAAGTCTGCATCAAAAAATTCTGCCGAGGATTCAGAGACTGATGATGAGGGTATTTTTCAAGAGAAAGAAGCCAGTAccaaggattttcaagaaaataattcgaGGACTTCAGTTCCAGAAAATGTATCGGTTTCTGAAAATTCTAAGTCTGTAGCTGAAAATAGTGGCAAggtggattcaaaaattttcgaggaTTCCGAGACTGATGATGagggtatttttcaaaaagaagaataCAGTACCAAGCAATTTACAGAGAAGAAATCGGAGACAATTCAAAGAGAAGAATGTCAGgaatctaaacattttaattctgAATCTAAAGATTCGTCTGCATCCAAACATTCGAAGTCTGAATCCGAAATCTCTGCAGAGGCTAACTCCAAAAATACCGATGATTCAGAAactgagtttatttttcaaaaaagagtatCCATTGTCAAGAAATACAAGCGAAAGAAGCAATTAAAGCCTCCAACTCAGAAGGAAAAACTTAATGAATCTGATTCTCAATCGGAGTTAAAAATTTCTATGTTTGATCTTGAAATGTCTGGAAAGGATTCGTTAGAAATTTCTAAACTTGAACTTAAAATTTCCGGAAAGGATTCGAAAACTGATGAAGATTCCGAAACTGACGAcgagggtatttttgaaaatgaatctaccAACGTAGTACATGAAAAGAAATCTACCACTCTTCAGGAAGAAGAAATGCCTAAATCTGAAAAtgcaaaaactgaaattaaaattccCTCAAAGCATTCTGAAACTGTAGACGATTCCGAAACCGACGATGaaggcatttttcaaaaaaaagaagccAAGGTGAATAAATATGAGAAAAACAATGAATTAAAGACTCCAGCTCAGAAAGAGTCAAAACTTAATATCtccgaaaattatttgaaaaccgcGGAGCATTCTGAACCTGAAAACGAggttatttttcgaaaaaaagaatctAATATCAACGAGCTTAAGGAAAAGAAAGCGACTCCCATTCAGAAAGAAAAAGCACCCTCAAAGCCTTCAACGAGTAAAGAAGCAAATCAAAAAGTAAATCCACCACATAGTGAAATTGATGATGATGGTCCTACTCAAATTATATCATTCCATTTATCTGAAAGTGAATGTTTCAGCTTAAGAAACAGGAATATTGCAGAAGTCGACGAAATGGCACCGACTCAACTCCTCGAAGATTTTGAAGCCTCGAAGATGAaaactcctgaaaataaaacaagttcTGGCAGTAAAACTTTTGGCAATGTATCGAATTCTGAAAGAGAAATTGTTGCTTTAAGAAACGATATCGACGAAATGGCACCGACTCAACTTCTCCAAGATTTTGAGGCCTCGAAGAtgaacatttctaaaaagaaaaccaATTCTAGTAGTAAAACTTTGGGTAATGATTCGAATTCTGACAGAGAAAATTTTGGTTCAAGAAACGCGAGTATTGAAGATATCGACGAAATGGCACCGACTCAACTTCTCCCTGATTTTGAATCCCCGATGATGAAAACTCCCGATAATAAAACAAGTATCGGTAGTAAAACTTGTGGTAATGATTCGAATTCTGAGAGAGAAAATGTCGGTTCAAGAAACGCGAGCATTGAAGATATCGACGAAATGGCACCGACTCAACTTCTCCCTGATTTTGAATCCCCGATGATGAAAACTCCCGATAATAAAACAAGTTTCGGTAGTAAAACTTCTGGTAATGATtcgaattctgaaaaagaaaatttcggtTCAAGAAACGCTAGTATTGAAGATCTCGACTACGAAATGGCACCCACTCAACTTCTCGAAGATTTTGAAACCTCGAAGATGAaaactcctgaaaataaaacctcTTCTGGTAGTAAATCGAATTCTAAAAGTCAACCGAATTCTGGAAGAAGGATCAGCAGGAGATCGAATCCAAAAATGCATGACACGATTGAACAAAATCTGAACGAGATGTTTGAAGGTGAAGTTGAAGAAATCGACGAGCCTTCGCAGATGTTGACACAGCAGCTTGAAAATATTCTGGAGGAGAGCCAGGTGAACGAGGAACTTTTGCAGACACCTTCTACTTCCAAAAGAAGAAGCACCCGTCGAATTGAAACCTCTCCCGTGAAAGCGTCTAATTCCTTGTCTGAAAGAAGCTCCAGGTCCAAGAACTCGCCCCAG GTTGACGCCGATAATTGTTCGCCGAGGATGTCGAAGTTGAATATTATCCGGAGTAAGAAGGAATTAAAAGTGACAAGTCCGTCCCAGAAGAAATCACAGAATGAGAAGGTTTTAAAAGATAAGACTAAAGATACACATCCTCTGAAGAAACGACCTTTAAAAATGAGCGAAGAAGAATCAGATACTTCAACTGGAGGAAGGGGAAAACGTTTGAAGGTTGGAGAGACAGAAGAACTTGAGATTACAACTTTATTTGCTAGGCGATCGCTCCCTTTTGATGGATCtttaaagaataataagaaaGCTGTGGTTGAAGAAAAGGAAGAAGTGAAGGAACCAAAGAAGAATCTTAAAGGGAAGGCAAAAGTTaaagcaaaaaatgttaattcttttgcTAGTTCTACGCCTACGCTTAACGACTCTGCGGAAGAACCGAAAAGAAGAGGACGTTCAAAAATCCAGAAGGTAAACGATGAAGCTAAAGTTGATTCTACGATTAATGGCAGAGCATCTAAAAGACTAGCGTCGAGTTCCTCGAAGTCGTTTGCTGATGACTCTGGAAACGTTTCAACCTCGGCTAGAGAAAATTTGAAGGTTCCTTCGAAACCGAAGAAAACGAAGCAAGCAAATCTAGTTGCAAATGAGGCTGAAAATGAAGAGAATGAAGTTAAGACTTTAAAGACGAGGAGAGCTAGTAAACGGCAAGTAATTCAGAGTAAAGAGATTATTCGCAACAGCTCTTCGTCAAGTTCCTTGGTGGAAAGTAGTTTTAATGGAACAACGGATTCGAAGAAGGAGAAATTAAAGAAGACTGAACCAAAAAAAACCGCGACTCGCGGGAGGAAAAAGAAGGAAACTACCGATATGGAGGGCATGCCAGCGGATAAGTCGAGTGCAAGTTCCTCGATGATTTCTTTGACTTCTGGTGATGGAAATTCCTCGGCTCTTTCTACACCAACGAGAGCGAAGAGAAGCAAGGTGGCTTCTCCACTTAAACACAAGGTGCTTTTCACTGGAGTCTCTGCTGACAATTACCGGAATTGCCTGAAAACACTGG GACTTAGTGAAACTGAGGATGTTAACAAATTCACAGTATTAGTGACCGACAAAGTCAGGAGAACTCTAAAGTTTCTTAGAGCTGCATCGCAAGGAATTCCCATTGTTTCTGTGAAATGGCTTGTTGACAGCACCAAGAAGAACGAAGTTCAAGagttagaaaattatattgtaaaGGATCCAGCCGCAGAAGCCAAGTTTGGCTTCAATTTAAGCGAAAGCCTTAAAAAGGCGAGGGAAAACAAGATGCTAGAAAGATTCACTGTCGTCCTGACTCCAAATATTAGTGCACCTCCTCCATCAGAACTTAAAG AAATGGTTCTTGCAAGTGGAGGAAAAGCAGTTATGCGTCCTCCAACAAAGTGGTCAGAAAACACTGTCGTTATTTCTGACGAAAAGGatttgcaaaatgccaaaaaattcaTGGCGAAAGCTCCCAAAACTGTAACTCTCCATTCCACTGAGTTTTTGTTAACGGGGATACTTAAGCAAGAGGTAGACTTGCAAAGTTACGTATTGAAAATCAAGTAA